CCGCACTCCTTCTGCGGGCACTTCTTCTCGACGCCGCGCCGCTTGGTCGTCTTGATCGTCAGCACCGGCCACTGGCATTGCGGGCAGGCTTCGGCGATCGGCGGATCCCACGTCGCGTAGTTGCAGTCCGGATAGGTGCTGCACGAGTAGAACAGCTTGCCGTAACGGCTCTTCTTTTCCTTCAGCGTGCCCTTGTGGCACTGCGGGCACTCGACGCCGGTGTCCTTCGGCGGCTCGAGCGGTTCGATGTGCTTGCACTTGGGGTACGCCGAGCAGCCGATGAACTTGCCGTAGCGGCCCATCTTGATGTGCAGCGGGCTGTCGCATTTCGGGCAGGTCCGGTCGGGAACGACCTCGGGCTCGACCGGCGCCGCATCGGCGTCGTCACCCAGATTGCGGGTGTAGTCGCACTCCGGATACGTGGTGCAGCCGATGAAACGGCCGCGCTTGCCGAGGCGGATCGCCAGCTTGTTGCCGCACTTCGGGCAGTCCTCGTCGAGTTCTTCCTGCGTGACTTCCTTGCGGCTCAGCCCCTGCTTCTCGACCACCGTATCGTGGAAACGCTTCCAGAAATCGTCGAGCACCGGCACCCATTCGCGCGAACCGTTGGAGATCTCGTCGAGCTGGTCTTCGAGCTTGGCGGTGAAGTTGTAGTCGACGTACTGGGTGAAGTGGTCGGTCAGGAACTTGTTGACCACCTCGCCGGTGTCGGTCGGGATGAAGCGCTTCCTGTCGAGGTCGACGTATTCGCGGTCCTTCAGCGTCTTGATGATCGACGCGTACGTCGACGGCCGGCCGATGCCGAATTCCTCGAGTGCTTTCACCAGCGACGCTTCGGAGTAGCGCGGCGGCGGCTGGGTGAAGTGCTGCTCGCCGGCGAGCTTGTCGACCGGCAGTGCCTCGCCCTCTTCGAGCACCGGCAGGCGGGCTTCGTCCTCGTCGTCCTCGACGTCGTCCTGGTCTTCCTGATACACGGCGATGAAGCCCGGGAACACCAACGTCTGGCCCGATGCGCGGAACACCGCCTGCGTGCCGACTTCGATGTCGACACCGACTGTGTCGAACTTGGCCGGGGTCATCTGGCACGCTAGCGTGCGCTTCCAGATCATCTGGTAGAGCTTGAACTGGTCGGCGCTGAGGAAGGCCTTGACCGAGTCGGGCGTGCGCGCGATCGACGTCGGCCGCACCGCCTCGTGCGCTTCCTGCGCGTTCTTGGACTTATTCTTGTAGACGACGGCGTCCTTCGGCAGGTAGTCCTTGTCGAAGTTGTCGCCGATATAGCCGCGGATGTCCGCCAGTGCCTCGTTCGACAGCGCCACTGCGTCGGTACGCATATAGGTGATCAGACCGACGGTCTCGCCGCCGAGATTGATCCCTTCATAGAGCTGCTGCGCGGTCCGCATGACGCGGTCGGTCGTCATGCCGAGCTTGCGCACGCCTTCCTGCTGCAGCGTCGAGGTCGTGAACGGCGCAGCCGGGCTGCGCGACTTCTTCTTCTTCTCGACCTTGGCGACACGCGCCTCGGCACCGCTCAGCGCCTTGAGGATGTCGGCCTGCGTCGCTTCGTCGGGAATGTCGAACTGTTCGAGCTTCTTGCCCTGCCACTGCGACAACCGCGCGCCGAACTTCTGCCGGCCCTTGTGGCTGTCAAGGTGGATCGTCCAGTATTCCTGCGCGGTGAACGCGCGGATCTCGATCTCGCGCTCGCAGATCAGCCGCAGCGCCGGACTCTGGACGCGGCCGGCCGACAGGCCCGAGCGGACCTTGCGCCACAACAGCGGCGACAGGTTGAAGCCGACCAGGTAGTCGAGCGCGCTGCGTGCCTGCTGCGCGTTGACGAGGTTGCTGTCGATGTCGCGCGGCTGCTCGATCGCGGCCTTGACCGCCGACTCGGTGATTTCGTGGAACACGACGCGCTTGAACGTCTTGGCCGGGTCCAGGAGCTTCTTGCCCTTGAGGATCTCCATGATGTGCCAGGAGATCGCCTCGCCTTCGCGGTCCGGGTCGGATGCAAGGTAGACGTTGTCCGCCTCCTTCACCGCCGCACAGATCGCGTCGACGTGCTTCTTGTTCTTGTCGATCACCTGATACTTCATCTTGAAGTCGTGTTCGGTGTCGACCGAGCCGTCCTTGCGCACCAGGCCGCGGACGTGACCGTAGGAAGCGAGGATCTGGAAATCCTTGCCGAGATACTTTTGCAGCGTCTTCGCCTTCGAAGGCGACTCGACGATCAACAGATTGGCGGGCATGGCGGCCGATGCTCAAAAAAGTGGCGGATATTAGACCCGGTGTGCCGGGGTGGCAAGCGAGGCTTAGTGCAGCGTCGCGCCGTCGCGACCGAAGAGGATCTCCTCGATCAGGAGGTTAGACAGTTCGTCGCGTTTGCGCCAGACGACCATCAGCACGATCAGCTTGAGCCGGTCGGCCTCGACTTCGCCAGCGTCGTCGCGCAGCACGCGGTCGAGCACCAGCTCGCGCTCCTCCGGCGACAACACCTTCGATGCCTCGAGCGTGTGCCAGTAGACGATGGCGTCGTCGCTGAGCTTGCCGGCTTCGCTCGGATGCAGCATCCGCGGCCCGTCGATCGACAGTGCGGCATAGGCGCCGGCGTCGAGCTGCGACAGCTCGGACAGCCAGGCGAGCGCTTCGCGGATTTCGTCGTCGTCGAAGCCGGCGCCGGACAGCCGGCGCGCCAGCTGCGACATGTCCGGTTCGCCGTCGGCGTCGTAGTACTGCTGAAAGAGGTAGGCGAGAACGTCGAGCATGCAATCCATCTGGGGCCGTTGCCGCGCGATTCAAGCCAGCCGCTGGTAGCGGCCGCCCGGCAAGGTCGCGACACGGCCGGTCAATTCCAAGCCGAGCAGAATCGCGCACAGCCGCTCGACCGTCAAGCCGCTTCGTACCACCAGCGTATCGACGTCGGCCGGATCGTGACCGAGCGCTCCGAGCACCGTCTCGTCGTCGGCCGATGCCGGCTCCGCCTGCACGGGCGGACGTTGCGGCGGCGCCAGCCGGACCTGCCAGTCGATTTCGCCCAGCACGTCGTCGGCCGACTCGACCAGCCTGGCGCCGTCCTTGATCAGCCGGTGACAGCCGCGCGCCTGCGGCGAGTGGATCGACCCCGGGATCGCGAACACCTCGCGGCCGAGTTCGACCGCCTGCCCGGCGGTGATCAGCGAGCCGCTGCCGAGCGCCGCCTCGACGACGAGCACGCCGTGCGACAGCGCCGCGATCAGCCGGTTGCGGCGTGGAAAATGTTCGGCCTTCGGCGGTGTGCCGAGCGCAAACTCCGACACCAGCAGGCCGTCGATGGCGACCCGGTGCGCCAGCGCCCGGTTGCTCGCCGGATAGACCCGATCGAGCCCGGTGCCGACGACGGCGATCGTGCTGCCCAGCCCTTCCAGACCGCCGAGGTGCGCAGCGGCGTCGATCCCGGCGGCGAGACCGCTGACGATGGTCAGGCCGCTGCCGGACAGCGCCGCGGAAAACACCCGGGCGTTCTCCAGCCCCTGCGGCGTGGCGCCGCGGCTGCCGACGACACCGAGCATCGTCGATTCGAGCAGCCCGGTTCGGCCCTGCAGATAGAGCAGCGGTGGCGGATCGGGCAGATCGAGCAGCCTTGTCGGGTAGGCCGGGTCGCCGAGCGTCACCACCGCCGTCCCCGGCGTATCCAGCCACGCCAGCGTCGCCTCGACCGCCGGGCACGGTGCGGCCAGCGCCGCGCGCCAGCCCGGCAGCAATCCGGCCGGCAGGTGCTCGCGCAAGCGCTCGTCGGGCGCGGCCAGCGCGCCGGCCGGATCGCCGAACGCACGCAGCAGCGCAAGCTGCCGCCGCGTACCGACGCCGGGTACGGCGGTAAAACGCAGCCAGTCGACAAGATCGGCATCGGCCATGCGGACTCCCTGACTCACCCGAAAGCAAACGGCCGCGCAATGCGCGGCCGTCGATTCATTGCGGCATTCAGCTCGGCGACTTGACGTCGTCGCCGACGTTGACCGGCAGCGTGCTGTCGAGCAGCAGGCCGTAGCTGAACTTGGGGAACACGCGATAGACGAAGACGTTGCTGCTCTTCTCCGCCGGCGTATAACGCGTGGGCTCTTTGCCGCTTTCCTTCTTGATCGCCCGCTCGCGCTTGTAGCTGTTGAGCACGGTACCGATATCGACACCGGCCTCGCTGCCGCGATTGATCACGATCGTCGTGTACTGGCCCGCTTCGGCAACGCCGCCATAGGCCGAGATCACCCGGCCGTTGACCTGCTGTGCCGGCGCGTGCGGCGCATAGTTGATGAACGGCGCATCGGTCGCGCGGATCAGCCGGCTGCCGACGCCGATTTCCTCCCGGGCGCTGACGACGCGCAAGGTCGCAACGTCACCGCTCTTCTCCATACGGACGTCGCCGAGGTAGTCGACCTGATAGCCGATCACGCGCTTGCCGTCCGGATCATCCGGGTCGACCAGCTTCTGGCCGGGGCGGAACGCCTGCCAGGTATCGCCGGCTTCGCCCTCGAGGTCGACCGCGTAGATGCGATCACCGGCGGCGAAGAACACGCGCGAGTCCGGGCCGGCGGCGACACGCGGCGCAGCCTTGAAGCTGGCCGGATCGATCACCAGCGGCTTATTGAGGAAAGGCTCGATCGCCGCATACGGAATGCTCGGTGCAGCGCCGTTCTCGTCGATCGGCGTCGAGCGGACGCGCGGCGACAGCCTGGCGACGCCGCGGTTGGCGACCTTGTCGCTCTTCAGCAGCTTCAGGCGCGGCGTGTCGCCGGAACGGTCGAGGACGACGACGTCTCCCGGGTAGATCCAGTGCGGGTTCTTGATCTCGTCCCTGTTCAACTGCCAGATTTCCGGCCAGCGCCACGGCTGTTTGAGGAAGTGCCCGGAAATGCCCCACAGCGTATCGCCCTTGACCACGACATAGCGCTCCGGCGCGTTGCCCTGCAGCGCCAGGGTATCGGCCTGTGCGGCGCCGACGCCCAAGGCCAGAAGAAGCGATATAATCGTTTTACGCATGGTGGCGCTCATCTCTGTGTTGGTTTGCATCCCGAGCGGGATGCTTATGTATCAGCAAGAGGCCAGGCCCGCCGCGTATTACTTATCCAGCAGCAAGCAATCATGGCCATTCTGAATATTCTGCACTACCCGGATGAACGCCTGCATACGGTCGCCAAGCCGGTGACGGTTTTTGACGAACATTTGCAACAGTTTGTCGCCGACATGGCCCAGACGATGTACGAGGCGCCCGGCATCGGCCTCGCCGCGACCCAGGTCGACGTGCACCAGCGCGTCGTCGTGATCGACCTGTCCGAAACCAGGGACGAGCTGCGGGTGCTGATCAATCCCGAGATCGTCGAGATGGACGGCAAGACCACCTACGAGGAAGGCTGCCTGTCGGTGCCCGGCATCTACGAGGAAGTCGAGCGCGCCGAGCGCATCAAGGTGCGCGCGCAGGATGCCCACGGCAAGGCGTTCGAGTTCGACGCCGACGGCCTGCTGGCGATCTGCGTCCAGCACGAGCTCGACCACCTGAACGGCAAGGTCTTCGTCGAAAGACTGTCGCGGCTGAAGCTCGGCCGCATCCTCCAGAAACTGAAAAAGAACCAGCGCAAGACGCTGTAGAAAACGGTCCGAATGAAAATCGCTTTCGCCGGCACGCCCGAGTTTGCCGCCAGCGCCCTGCGCACACTGATTGCCGCCGGCCACGACGTGGCGATGGTGCTGACCC
This window of the Jeongeupia sp. USM3 genome carries:
- the topA gene encoding type I DNA topoisomerase, which produces MPANLLIVESPSKAKTLQKYLGKDFQILASYGHVRGLVRKDGSVDTEHDFKMKYQVIDKNKKHVDAICAAVKEADNVYLASDPDREGEAISWHIMEILKGKKLLDPAKTFKRVVFHEITESAVKAAIEQPRDIDSNLVNAQQARSALDYLVGFNLSPLLWRKVRSGLSAGRVQSPALRLICEREIEIRAFTAQEYWTIHLDSHKGRQKFGARLSQWQGKKLEQFDIPDEATQADILKALSGAEARVAKVEKKKKSRSPAAPFTTSTLQQEGVRKLGMTTDRVMRTAQQLYEGINLGGETVGLITYMRTDAVALSNEALADIRGYIGDNFDKDYLPKDAVVYKNKSKNAQEAHEAVRPTSIARTPDSVKAFLSADQFKLYQMIWKRTLACQMTPAKFDTVGVDIEVGTQAVFRASGQTLVFPGFIAVYQEDQDDVEDDEDEARLPVLEEGEALPVDKLAGEQHFTQPPPRYSEASLVKALEEFGIGRPSTYASIIKTLKDREYVDLDRKRFIPTDTGEVVNKFLTDHFTQYVDYNFTAKLEDQLDEISNGSREWVPVLDDFWKRFHDTVVEKQGLSRKEVTQEELDEDCPKCGNKLAIRLGKRGRFIGCTTYPECDYTRNLGDDADAAPVEPEVVPDRTCPKCDSPLHIKMGRYGKFIGCSAYPKCKHIEPLEPPKDTGVECPQCHKGTLKEKKSRYGKLFYSCSTYPDCNYATWDPPIAEACPQCQWPVLTIKTTKRRGVEKKCPQKECGWSEVIEPPAPKE
- a CDS encoding DUF494 family protein codes for the protein MLDVLAYLFQQYYDADGEPDMSQLARRLSGAGFDDDEIREALAWLSELSQLDAGAYAALSIDGPRMLHPSEAGKLSDDAIVYWHTLEASKVLSPEERELVLDRVLRDDAGEVEADRLKLIVLMVVWRKRDELSNLLIEEILFGRDGATLH
- the dprA gene encoding DNA-processing protein DprA; translation: MADADLVDWLRFTAVPGVGTRRQLALLRAFGDPAGALAAPDERLREHLPAGLLPGWRAALAAPCPAVEATLAWLDTPGTAVVTLGDPAYPTRLLDLPDPPPLLYLQGRTGLLESTMLGVVGSRGATPQGLENARVFSAALSGSGLTIVSGLAAGIDAAAHLGGLEGLGSTIAVVGTGLDRVYPASNRALAHRVAIDGLLVSEFALGTPPKAEHFPRRNRLIAALSHGVLVVEAALGSGSLITAGQAVELGREVFAIPGSIHSPQARGCHRLIKDGARLVESADDVLGEIDWQVRLAPPQRPPVQAEPASADDETVLGALGHDPADVDTLVVRSGLTVERLCAILLGLELTGRVATLPGGRYQRLA
- a CDS encoding LysM peptidoglycan-binding domain-containing protein, producing MRKTIISLLLALGVGAAQADTLALQGNAPERYVVVKGDTLWGISGHFLKQPWRWPEIWQLNRDEIKNPHWIYPGDVVVLDRSGDTPRLKLLKSDKVANRGVARLSPRVRSTPIDENGAAPSIPYAAIEPFLNKPLVIDPASFKAAPRVAAGPDSRVFFAAGDRIYAVDLEGEAGDTWQAFRPGQKLVDPDDPDGKRVIGYQVDYLGDVRMEKSGDVATLRVVSAREEIGVGSRLIRATDAPFINYAPHAPAQQVNGRVISAYGGVAEAGQYTTIVINRGSEAGVDIGTVLNSYKRERAIKKESGKEPTRYTPAEKSSNVFVYRVFPKFSYGLLLDSTLPVNVGDDVKSPS
- the def gene encoding peptide deformylase, coding for MAILNILHYPDERLHTVAKPVTVFDEHLQQFVADMAQTMYEAPGIGLAATQVDVHQRVVVIDLSETRDELRVLINPEIVEMDGKTTYEEGCLSVPGIYEEVERAERIKVRAQDAHGKAFEFDADGLLAICVQHELDHLNGKVFVERLSRLKLGRILQKLKKNQRKTL